The Tessaracoccus flavus genome includes the window GGGTGTAGGGGTCGGCGGCGCGCGCGGCCTGCTGGGCCTTGATGATGCGCGACGCCGCGATGAGCTCCATGGCGCGAGTGATCTTCTTGGTCGTCGAAACTGACCTTCGACGCTCGCGAAGCTCGCGCAGACTGCTAGCCATCCGTCTTAACCCCGCTTCTGGCGGACGATCGTCTCCTGGCCGATTTCCTCGTCCTCAAGCGGCTTGTACTCCTCGTGACCCACGAGGAGCTTGCCCTCGGACGTGCGGAACACCTTCTTGAAATCGGTGAGCGCCGCCACGACGGACTCCTTGCGCTCGTCCCCGAACTGGAAGTCGCCGGCGATGGCCTGGAGCACGTCGCTGTTGTGCCGGAGGTGGTCGAGGAACTCCTGCTCGAATCGCAGCACGTCGTCGACGGGCACGTCGTCGAAGTGGCCTTCGATGCCGGACCACACGCTGACCACCTGGTCCTCGACCGGGTACGGAGCGTACTGGCCCTGGCGGAGCAGCTCGGTGAGGCGGGCACCCCGGTCGAGCTGGCGCCGGGTGGCGGCGTCGAGATCCGAGGCGAACATGGCGAACGCCTGCATGTCGCGGTACTGGGCCAGGCTAATCTTCAGCGAGCCGGACACCTGCTTCATGGCCTTGACCTGCGCAGCACCACCGACGCGGGAGACCGACACACCGACGTCAACAGCGGGGCGCTGGTTGGCGTTGAAGAGGTCGGACTGGAGGAAGATCTGGCCGTCGGTGATCGAGATCACGTTGGTCGGGATGTAGGCCGAGACGTCGTTGGCCTTCGTTTCGATGATCGGCAGACCGGTCATCGAGCCTCCGCCCAGCTCGTCCGAGAGCTTCGCGCAGCGCTCGAGCAGACGGGAGTGGAGGTAGAACACGTCACCCGGGTAGGCCTCGCGGCCCGGCGGGCGACGCAGCAGCAGCGACATGGCCCGGTAGGCCTCGGCCTGCTTGGTGAGGTCGTCGAACACGATGAGGACGTGATTCCCCTGGTACATCCAGTGCTGGCCGATGGCAGAGCCTGCGTACGGGGCGATGTACTTGAAGCCTGCGGGGTCGGAGGCGGGCGCGTGCACGATGGTCGTGTACTCCAGCGCCCCGGCATTCTCCAGCACTCCGCGCACCTCGGCGATCGTGGAGCCCTTCTGCCCGACGGCAACGTAGATGCAGCGGACCTGCTTCTTGGGATCGCCCGACTCCCAGTTGGCCTTCTGGTTGATGATCGCGTCGATCGCGATGGCGGTCTTGCCCGTCTTGCGGTCACCGATGATCAGCTGACGCTGGCCGCGGCCGATCGGGATCATCGCGTCGATGGCCTTGAGTCCGGTCTGAAGGGGCTCGCGCACCTCCTGACGGTCCATGACGCCGGCGGCCTGGAGCTCGAGGGCGCGACGGCCGTCCAGATCCGTGATCTCGCCCAGACCGTCGATGGGGTTACCCATCGCGTCGACGACGCGGCCCAGGTAGCCATCACCGACGGGGACGGACAGGACGTCTCCGGTCCCGTGGACGACGGATCCCTCGTCGATGCCCTCGGAGTCACCGAGCACCACGACGCCGATCTCGCGCTCGTCCAGGTTCAGGGCGATGCCCAGTGTCCCGTTCTCGAAGCGCAACAGCTCGTTCGCCATCGCGGAGGGCAGTCCTTCGACGCGGGCAATGCCGTCGCCCGAGGTCACGACAGTGCCGACCTCAGTCTTCGTCGCAGCCTCCGGCTGGTAGGACTGGACGAAGTCGTCCAGTGCTGACCGGATCTCTTCCGGACTGATGGTGAGTTCAGCCATTGCGTTCTCTTTCCTAAATCACAAGTTGATGAGTTGCCGGCGGGCCTGTTCGAGGCGCCCCGCAACGGTTGATTCGATGACGTCGTCGCCGATGGCCACGCTCAGGCCGCCGATCACAGCGGGGTCGACCTCGATCTGGATGCTGATCGGTGTCCCGGTCTGGGCCTCCAGGGCGGCCTTGAGACGGTCGATCCGCGCCTGGTCGAGGGGCCGGGCGACGGTGACTCGCGCGATCTTCGTGCCCAACAGGCCGGCGGCCATCTCGAGGTACGACTGCAGCGTCACGGTGAAGTTCCGCCGCCGCGCCTTCACCGCCCGCGAGGCGAGCGTGCGAGTGGCGGGGAGCGCCTGCCCGGCGATCAGCCGGTCGATCAACTCCTGCTTCGCCGCCACCGGGTAGCTCCGGTCGCGGAGCGCGGCGTTGAGCTCGTGGGACGACGAGACCGCAGCGGCCAGCGAGTTCAACTGCGCCACGACGTCGGCGAGGTTGCCGTTGTCGACCGCGGTCTTCAGCGCCAACCGCACGGCCTGCCGTTCAAGGGCCGACGCCATGCGCTGACCAGTGCCCCAGGGAGCCTTGACCACCTCGCCGATGACGGCGACGCTCTCGGCACCGAGCTTCCCCCCGAACAGCCGACGGGCGAGCCCTGCGCGCTGATCGTCGGAGGCAGACGGGTCGGAGAGGGAACGACGCAGCGAGGGCTGGGCGTCGAGCACGTCGACGACGGCGAAGAGCTCGGCCGCCGAAGCGCCCGCCCCGAGTCCGTCCACGGCGCGATCCAACTCAGCGATTGCCGCGTCGCGGGCCGTCATCGGGGCTGACCTGCCGACTCGAGCTCAGCCAGGAACCGATCGATCGTGCGCATCGCGCGCTCGTCGTCGGAGAGCGACTCACCGACGATCTTGCCCGCAAGCTGGGTGGCCATGCCGCCCACCTCGCCGCGCAACTCGCTGACGAGCTGCGCACGCTCCGCCTCCAGCTGGACGCGGCCGGACTCGAGGATCCGCTGGGATTCCTTCGAGGCCTTCTCCCGCGCCTCGGCGACAATCATCGCCGACTGGTTCTTCGCATCCTCGCGGATGCGTGCGGCCTCTTCGCGGGCGGCGTTGAGCTGATCGTTGTACTCCGCGAGCGCAGCCTCCGCCCTGGCCTCGGCCTCGGCGGCGCGCTGCATCCCGCCTTCGATCCTGTTCGCCCGCTCGGCGTACATCGTCTCGAAGGCCGGGACCACGAACTTACGCATGATCACGTAGATGAGGAGCATCAGCAGGATGCCTGCAATGACCTCAGACCAGTAGTGGGGCGCAAGAGGCCCGAGGGTCTCCTGCAGCACCCCAACAGTGGGGACCATGAGCTACCTCAGAGGACGAAGGCGAGCGCGATGGCGATGATGGCGAGGGCCTCAACGACGGCGAAGCCGATGAAGGCGGTGCTCATCATGGCGCCACGAGCCTCAGGCTGACGGGCGGTGCCGTTGATGACCGACGCGAAGATCCAGGCAACGCCGAGGGCGGGGGCGATCGTGGCGATCGCGTACCCGATCATGTTGAGGTTGCCGGTGATTTCGAGGAGGGACATTGTTTTCCTTTCGGATGGCTTCTAGAACTGGTCAGTCCGGGGTAGAAGTCTGGTCGGGTCAGTGCGCCTCGGCGATCGAGGTCGACACGTACTGGGCGGTGAGAACGGTGAAGATGTAGGCCTGCAGGGCGCCGATGAACAGCTCCAGGCAGAGGATGATGAGGCTGAACGCCATCGAGACGCCGCCGGAAACGTTGTAGAAGAGGTTGTCCTGCTGCGTGAGCAGCCAGCCGCCGCCGACGACGAAGACCACGACCACCAGGTGTCCCGCGAACAGGTTCGCGAAGAGACGCAGCGCCAGCGTGATGGGGCGGGTGATGAAGGTCGCCAGGAACTCCAGCGGCACGACCAGGGGCAACAGGTAGAAGGGCACGCCGTCCGGGACCAGCGACTTCTTGAGAAAGCCGCCGAAGCCCCACTTCTTGAAGCCGGCGCCGACATAGACCAACCAGGACAGGATGGCGAGCCCGTAGGCGTAGCCGACGTTGGAGAACGTCGGATACATGAAGAAGAAGAACTGCCCGAACCAGTTGTTGACCAGTAGGAAGGAGAACAGGCCGAGCAGGTAGGGCAGAAACTTGCGGAAGTCGCTGTGCAGGATGTCGCGCGCGATGCCGTTGCGGATGAACTCGTAAACGTACTCCGCGAGGAACTGGCCCTTGCCGGGCTTGATCTTGAGGTTGCGCGAGGCGACCCACCACAACGCGATGACGAGCAGTGCGCCGATGATGGCTTGGAGGAGGGGCTTGTTCACCCAGTCCGGCAGCACGCCGGGCCAGATGGAGTCCCACAGGAAGTCCTTGGTGCCCGGAGGCTCATAACCGCCGCCGGTCTCCATCGGAAGTAGCCCAAACCTCACGTACCGCTCCCGTATCGCTTGATGATCAGATAGATGCTGGTGACCAGCCCCAGGATGAGACCGACCGGCAGCAACCACGACGTTTTCAAGAAGTGATCGCCAGCCCAACCGAGGCCACCGTAGAGGATGATCCCGCTGAGCAGGTAACTGAGCACCACCATTCCGTCTTCGGAACGGGACGTGCCAGATTCTTCTGACTCGTTACCCGGAGTACTGCCCATGTTGTGAGCGAGCCTAGCGGAAACCCAGCGCTGTTTCACATCCGTTCAGCTGACGTCCGCCGACGGGGGCCGGTACTCGGAGTCGTAGACGGGCACATGCTGCCGCGAGGCCACCAGCACCACGCCGGTGACCCATGCGATCACCGTGCCCGCCACGCTCAGCACGAGCCACCCGTCCCGCACGTGCGGGGCGACGGCGGGGTGGCTGAGCGCGAACCAGAGGCCGGCCGCGATCCCGACCACCCGCACGGCGTAGCTGACCATGACCAACCCGAGCCCCTGGTAGACCTCCAGTTCGGAAGCCACGACCTCGAGCGCCTGTCCGATGGCGTAGAAGATGACCACAGCGGCGAAACCCAGGGCGGCCGTCACCGCAGCGCTGGGACCGCCGAGCGCGAGCGCCAGCCCGAGGATGGTGAGACCGACGACGTGTCCGGCGACGAGCCCACCGACCATCATCTGCGTCGCCCGCCGGGTCGCGGGCGTCACGTTGGCCCTAGCCACGGCGCACCGGATCGACGACGTCGGAGGAGGCGCCGCCGAGCTCCGGCGGCGCGCTGCGCACGGGCCTGATGGTGAGCGCCAGCAGGATGACCAGCATCGCCCCGATCCACCACGCGCTGTACCCCTGGACCAGCGCGATCACGACGAGCCCCACCGACACGACGGCGGTCCAGCCGTACATGAGCAGCACCGCCCCCCAATGGGAGTGGCCGCGTGCCAGCAGGCGGTGGTGGAGGTGCAGCTTGTCGGCGGCGAACGGGTGCTGGCCTGCCCAGACGCGGCGGGCCCAGGCGAGCACGAGGTCGAGGAACGGCAGGGCCAGCGCCGCCACCGGGAGCAGGATGGGCAGGATCGCCGGGAGGAACGCGCCCCCAGCGGCAATGGCGCTCGGATCGAGTTGTCCGGTGAAGGAGACGGCGCTCATCGCCATGAGGAGGCCCAGCAGCATCGCGCCGGAATCCCCCATGAACATCTTCGCCGGATGGAGATTGTGGCCGAGGAAGCCCACGGCGATGCCGCAGGTGGCCACGGTGATGAGGCTGGCCGTCGTGGCCCGGGCCAGCTCCTGCTCGTAGGCGAGCACGTAGGTGTAGCTGAAGAAGGCGCCGGACCCGATCGCGACGATGCCCCCGGCCAGGCCGTCCAGACCGTCGACGAAGTTGACCGCGTTGACGCAGATCGCGATGAACAAGACGGTCACCAGGATGCTGAGCGAGTCGTCGAGCGCCACGATCCGGTCCGGGAGTGGGATCCAGTAGATCCTCACTCCCTGGAGCACCGCGACGCCGGCGGCCAGGACCTGCCCGCCGAGCTTCACCAGCGCGGGCAGGTCGTACTTGTCGTCGAGCACGCCGACGACGCAGATGACCAGTCCGGCCCAGAGGACGGCGTAGGCGTCGTGCTCGACCGCGGTGTAGCGGCCCAGGAACGGCATCTGGAGCGCGAGGAGGAACGCCACCGCGAGCCCGCCGAACATCGCTATCCCGCCGAAGTAGGGAATGGGGTGGGTGTGGACGTCACGGTTGCGAACCGGGGCCAGCGCCCCGGTGCGAACGGCGAGGCTGCGGAAGATCCCGGCCAGCAGGTAGGTCACCCCTGCCGCCACCAGGAACACGAGCAGGTACTCGCGCACGTGGGCGTCAGCTCTCGATCTCGGGCGCGATCTCGCGCAGCTGGTCCAACTCCAGCGCCCCCTGGCGGAGGATCCTGCCCTCGCTGCTCGAGGCGAAGTCGACGATGGTGGAGGCCACTCCCCCGGCCACCGGCCCGGCGTCGAGGTAAACCGCGACGCGGTCACCCAGCTGCTCCCGCGCCTCGTCGGCGGTGGTCGCAGCGGGCTGGCCCGATACGTTGGCGGAGCTCACGGCCAGGGGTCCCGTGCGGCGGAGCAGCGCGCGGGCGCCGTCGTGATCGGGCACCCGCACGGCGACCGTGCCCCCGGTATCGCCGAGGTTCATGCCCGACTTCGGCTGCGCCTTGAGGATCAGCGTGAGCGCGCCCGGCCAGAAGGCCTTGGCCAGGGCCGTGGCCGCGGCGGGGATGTCGTCGGCGATGGCTCTGAGCATCGACGGCTCGGCGATGAGGACCGGCGGGGGCATGTCCCTGCCGCGCTCCTTGGCGTCCAGCAGCCGCTGCACCGCGTCGCCGTCGAACGCGTTGGCGCCGATCCCGTAGACCGTGTCGGTGGGCAGCACGATGCACTGGCCAGCGCGCACGGCCTCGGCGGCGTCGGTGAGGGCGTTGGCCTCGTCGGCGGGCAGGGAGTAGACGCGGGCGGGTTCAGTCACGGGTCAATCCTGCCACGATCGGACGGCGGTGACGTAGCGCGGACGGCGCGTGAGGTCGCGTCGGGATGTGACGTCGTGGAAGCCGTCGGCGAACAGCCTCACCACGTCCTCCGCGTGGGATTCGTCGTGCTCGGCGGCCACGAGGCCGCCGGGCTTCAGGAGCCTGGAGGATGTCTCGGCCACGACGCGCAGCGCATCGAGCCCGTCCGCACCGGAGAACAGGGCCAGGTGCGGGTCGTGCAGCACCACATCGTCGGGCAGGATCACCCGGTGCGCCTCCGGGATGTACGGGGGGTTGGCGATGACGAGGTCGACGGTGCCGTCCAGCTCCGGAAACGCGCTGGCCATGTCGCCCAGCACGAGGTGGACGTCCACGGCCTCGAGGTTGCGCTCCAGGTAGCCGAACGCGTCCGCGGAGAGCTCGACGGCGTACAGGTCGAGACCGCCGAGTTCCCTGGCCAGCGCTGCTGTGATCGCGCCCGATCCGGCGCAGAGTTCGACGACCCTGCGTGCCCCCACTGGCCGGCGGGCCAGCTCGGAGAGCGCCCAGCCGACCATCTCCTCGGTCTCGGGGCGCGGGATGAACACCCCGGGGCCCACGCTGAGCGTCTCGTACCGAAAGTAGGCAAGCCCGGTGATGTGCTGCAGCGGTTCGCCGGCGGCCCGCCGGGCCGCGAGCGCGTCGATCATGGCGCGCTGTTCATCGCTGACGCCGCGGACACGCAGCAGGTCCCGCGGCTCCACGCCCAGGACGTGGGCGACGAGGGTCCGGGCCTCCGGCGCGGGGCTGGCCACCCCCGAACGGCCGAGCAGACCGGCGATCTCGTGGACGAGTTCGGTCACCCGCCCACCCCGGCCAGGCGTTCGGCGAGATCCTGCTCCGCCAGAGCGTCGAGCAGCGGCGCGATCGAGCCCTCGAGCACCTGGTCGAGGTTGTGGGCCTTGTAGCCGATCCGGTGGTCGGTGATCCGGTTCTCCGGGAAGTTGTAGGTGCGGATGCGCTCGGAGCGGTCCACGGTGCGGATCTGGGACTTCCGCGCGTCCGACGCGGCGGCCGCGGCCTCGGCTTCAGCCAGCTGGATGAGCCGGGCGCGCAGCATCCGCAGGGCGGACTCGCGGTTCTGCAGCTGGGAGCGCTCGTTCTGGCAGCTCACCACCGTCCCGGAGGGCAGATGTGTGATCCGCACGGCGGAGTCGGTGGTGTTGACGCCCTGGCCGCCCGGCCCCGAGGCCCGGTACACGTCGATGCGCAGGTCGTCGTCGTTGATCTCCACCTCGTCGGCCTCGACGTCTGGCATGACCAGAACGCCGGCGGCCGACGTGTGGATCCGGCCCTGGGATTCGGTGACCGGTACCCGCTGGACGCGGTGGACGCCGCCTTCGAACTTCAGCCGCCCATAAGGGGCGTGCTCCTGCTGGGCGCCGCCCTTGACCGCAACGGTGATCGACTTGTACCCGCCGAGGTCGGTCTCCTGGGCGTCGAGGATCTCCACCTTCCATCCGGCCTGCTCGGCGTACTTCGTGTACATCTTCAGCAGGTCGGCGGCGAACAGGGCCGACTCGTCGCCGCCCTCGCCCGACTTGATCTCCACGAGCGCGTCGGCATCGTCGTTGGGGTCCCTGGGGGCGAGCAGCTTCGTCAGTTTGCCGGTGGCCACGGCGAGCGCCGCGTCGAGCTCGGTGACCTCGTCGGCGAAGGACGGATCGACCGTGGCCAGTTCGGCGGCCGCTTCGCGGTCGCCGCTGAGCCGCCGGAACTCGTCGATCCCCTCGACGATGGGGCGAAGCGCCGCGTAGCGACGTCCTACGCGCCGGGAGCGCGCCATGTCACCGTGCAGTGCCGGGTCTGCGAGTTGGAGTTCCAGATCACGGAACTCCTCGATCAGCGGCTGGGCGTTCTCGAACATCGTGGGGTCCTTCGGAAAAGTGTGAGCAGAAACAATCGGACGCTGGGGGGCAGTGCCCGTCCCAGCGTCCGATGGATGTTGCTACTTCTTGGCGTAGCGCTTCTCGAAGCGAGCCACGCGACCACCGGTGTCGAGGATCTTCTGCTTGCCGGTGTAGAAGGGGTGGCACTCGGCGCACACGTCCGCGCTCAGGTCGCCCTTCTTGGAGGTGCTGCGGGTGGTGAACTTGTTCCCGCAGGTGCAGTGCACGTTGGTCTCAACGTAGTCAGGGTGGATTCCCTGCTTCATGATGGTCTCCTTAAGACTGAGGTGGGCCGGGTCGCTGGAGTTAGCGTGAACCGGCGCAGCAATCAATTCTGCCCGCTCAGGGCGCATTCTCCAAGTCGGCGGCTCAGCCGTCGGCCGCCGGGGTGGTCTTCATGACGCTCAACAGGAAGTCGTGGTTGCTGGGCGTCTTCTGCATCCGGGACTTGAGCGTCTCCAACGCCTGCTGATCATCGAGCCCGGATAGGGCCTTGCGCAGCTTCCAGACGATGTTGAGTTCGTCGCGGCCGAGCAGCAGATCCTCGCGGCGCGTGCCGGAGGCGTCGACGTCGATGGCGGGGAAGATGCGCTTGTCGGCCAGCTCCCGACGAAGCCTGAGCTCCATGTTTCCGGTGCCCTTGAACTCCTCGAAGATGACCTCGTCCATCTTGGACCCGGTCTCGATGAGCGCTGTGGCCAGGATGGTGAGCGAGCCGCCGTCCTCGATGTTGCGGGCGGCTCCGAAGAACTTCTTCGGCGGGTAGAGCGCTGCGGAGTCGACGCCACCGGACAGGATGCGTCCCGACGCGGGGGCAGCGAGGTTGTAGGCGCGGCCGAGCCGCGTGATGCCGTCGAGCAGCACGACGACGTCGTGGCCCAGTTCGACCAGCCGCTTGGCCCGCTCGATGGCGAGCTCGGAGATCATCGTGTGATCCTCAGCGGGCCGGTCGAACGTCGAGGCGATCACCTCTCCGGAGACGGTGCGCTGGAAATCGGTGACCTCCTCGGGGCGCTCGTCCACCAGCACCACCATGAGGTGGACCTCCGGGTTGTTGGCGGCGATCGCGTTGGCGATGGCCTGCATGATCATCGTCTTGCCGGCTTTGGGCGGGGACACGATGAGGCCGCGCTGGCCCTTACCGATCGGCGAGACCATGTCGATGATGCGGCCGGTGAGGTTCGTCTGGACCGTCTCGAGGCGGAGCCGCTCCTGCGGATACAGCGGCGTCAGTTTGGCGAACTCGGGGCGCCCCTTGGCCTTCTCGGGGTCGTCGCCGTTGATCGAGTCAAGGCGGACCACCGGGCTGTACTTCTCTTTGCGCTCGCCCTCCTTGGGTGTGCGGATGGCGCCGGCGATCACGTCGCCGCGGCGCAGGCCGAACCTGCGGACCGTCGACATGGACAAGAAAGCGTCGCTCGGACCGGG containing:
- the rho gene encoding transcription termination factor Rho, whose product is MKLVELKSVASKLGIKGTSAMRKGDLVSAIQAAGGGRPRQERPQQDRPRQEPQEQNSGDNPDQRGDQDGGRSNNRRRRNRDRGVPQETIAEVGNLLEQAKGGQQQSAPASAPSGSAPSGSVTVDSGSYDDEAGGSRRSRRRRNRERPNNRNTRSGRGGQGMDRMDTEPTIAEDDVLANITGIVDILDNYAFVRTTGYLPGPSDAFLSMSTVRRFGLRRGDVIAGAIRTPKEGERKEKYSPVVRLDSINGDDPEKAKGRPEFAKLTPLYPQERLRLETVQTNLTGRIIDMVSPIGKGQRGLIVSPPKAGKTMIMQAIANAIAANNPEVHLMVVLVDERPEEVTDFQRTVSGEVIASTFDRPAEDHTMISELAIERAKRLVELGHDVVVLLDGITRLGRAYNLAAPASGRILSGGVDSAALYPPKKFFGAARNIEDGGSLTILATALIETGSKMDEVIFEEFKGTGNMELRLRRELADKRIFPAIDVDASGTRREDLLLGRDELNIVWKLRKALSGLDDQQALETLKSRMQKTPSNHDFLLSVMKTTPAADG
- the prmC gene encoding peptide chain release factor N(5)-glutamine methyltransferase, with the translated sequence MTELVHEIAGLLGRSGVASPAPEARTLVAHVLGVEPRDLLRVRGVSDEQRAMIDALAARRAAGEPLQHITGLAYFRYETLSVGPGVFIPRPETEEMVGWALSELARRPVGARRVVELCAGSGAITAALARELGGLDLYAVELSADAFGYLERNLEAVDVHLVLGDMASAFPELDGTVDLVIANPPYIPEAHRVILPDDVVLHDPHLALFSGADGLDALRVVAETSSRLLKPGGLVAAEHDESHAEDVVRLFADGFHDVTSRRDLTRRPRYVTAVRSWQD
- the prfA gene encoding peptide chain release factor 1; its protein translation is MFENAQPLIEEFRDLELQLADPALHGDMARSRRVGRRYAALRPIVEGIDEFRRLSGDREAAAELATVDPSFADEVTELDAALAVATGKLTKLLAPRDPNDDADALVEIKSGEGGDESALFAADLLKMYTKYAEQAGWKVEILDAQETDLGGYKSITVAVKGGAQQEHAPYGRLKFEGGVHRVQRVPVTESQGRIHTSAAGVLVMPDVEADEVEINDDDLRIDVYRASGPGGQGVNTTDSAVRITHLPSGTVVSCQNERSQLQNRESALRMLRARLIQLAEAEAAAAASDARKSQIRTVDRSERIRTYNFPENRITDHRIGYKAHNLDQVLEGSIAPLLDALAEQDLAERLAGVGG
- a CDS encoding F0F1 ATP synthase subunit delta → MTARDAAIAELDRAVDGLGAGASAAELFAVVDVLDAQPSLRRSLSDPSASDDQRAGLARRLFGGKLGAESVAVIGEVVKAPWGTGQRMASALERQAVRLALKTAVDNGNLADVVAQLNSLAAAVSSSHELNAALRDRSYPVAAKQELIDRLIAGQALPATRTLASRAVKARRRNFTVTLQSYLEMAAGLLGTKIARVTVARPLDQARIDRLKAALEAQTGTPISIQIEVDPAVIGGLSVAIGDDVIESTVAGRLEQARRQLINL
- the atpA gene encoding F0F1 ATP synthase subunit alpha — protein: MAELTISPEEIRSALDDFVQSYQPEAATKTEVGTVVTSGDGIARVEGLPSAMANELLRFENGTLGIALNLDEREIGVVVLGDSEGIDEGSVVHGTGDVLSVPVGDGYLGRVVDAMGNPIDGLGEITDLDGRRALELQAAGVMDRQEVREPLQTGLKAIDAMIPIGRGQRQLIIGDRKTGKTAIAIDAIINQKANWESGDPKKQVRCIYVAVGQKGSTIAEVRGVLENAGALEYTTIVHAPASDPAGFKYIAPYAGSAIGQHWMYQGNHVLIVFDDLTKQAEAYRAMSLLLRRPPGREAYPGDVFYLHSRLLERCAKLSDELGGGSMTGLPIIETKANDVSAYIPTNVISITDGQIFLQSDLFNANQRPAVDVGVSVSRVGGAAQVKAMKQVSGSLKISLAQYRDMQAFAMFASDLDAATRRQLDRGARLTELLRQGQYAPYPVEDQVVSVWSGIEGHFDDVPVDDVLRFEQEFLDHLRHNSDVLQAIAGDFQFGDERKESVVAALTDFKKVFRTSEGKLLVGHEEYKPLEDEEIGQETIVRQKRG
- the atpE gene encoding ATP synthase F0 subunit C gives rise to the protein MSLLEITGNLNMIGYAIATIAPALGVAWIFASVINGTARQPEARGAMMSTAFIGFAVVEALAIIAIALAFVL
- a CDS encoding F0F1 ATP synthase subunit B, translating into MVPTVGVLQETLGPLAPHYWSEVIAGILLMLLIYVIMRKFVVPAFETMYAERANRIEGGMQRAAEAEARAEAALAEYNDQLNAAREEAARIREDAKNQSAMIVAEAREKASKESQRILESGRVQLEAERAQLVSELRGEVGGMATQLAGKIVGESLSDDERAMRTIDRFLAELESAGQPR
- the atpB gene encoding F0F1 ATP synthase subunit A, translating into METGGGYEPPGTKDFLWDSIWPGVLPDWVNKPLLQAIIGALLVIALWWVASRNLKIKPGKGQFLAEYVYEFIRNGIARDILHSDFRKFLPYLLGLFSFLLVNNWFGQFFFFMYPTFSNVGYAYGLAILSWLVYVGAGFKKWGFGGFLKKSLVPDGVPFYLLPLVVPLEFLATFITRPITLALRLFANLFAGHLVVVVFVVGGGWLLTQQDNLFYNVSGGVSMAFSLIILCLELFIGALQAYIFTVLTAQYVSTSIAEAH
- the rpmE gene encoding 50S ribosomal protein L31, which codes for MKQGIHPDYVETNVHCTCGNKFTTRSTSKKGDLSADVCAECHPFYTGKQKILDTGGRVARFEKRYAKK
- a CDS encoding MraY family glycosyltransferase, whose translation is MREYLLVFLVAAGVTYLLAGIFRSLAVRTGALAPVRNRDVHTHPIPYFGGIAMFGGLAVAFLLALQMPFLGRYTAVEHDAYAVLWAGLVICVVGVLDDKYDLPALVKLGGQVLAAGVAVLQGVRIYWIPLPDRIVALDDSLSILVTVLFIAICVNAVNFVDGLDGLAGGIVAIGSGAFFSYTYVLAYEQELARATTASLITVATCGIAVGFLGHNLHPAKMFMGDSGAMLLGLLMAMSAVSFTGQLDPSAIAAGGAFLPAILPILLPVAALALPFLDLVLAWARRVWAGQHPFAADKLHLHHRLLARGHSHWGAVLLMYGWTAVVSVGLVVIALVQGYSAWWIGAMLVILLALTIRPVRSAPPELGGASSDVVDPVRRG
- a CDS encoding AtpZ/AtpI family protein, whose product is MGSTPGNESEESGTSRSEDGMVVLSYLLSGIILYGGLGWAGDHFLKTSWLLPVGLILGLVTSIYLIIKRYGSGT